GTGGACATCAGCTCCTCCGCAAACCGTCGCACGGATCGTTCACGCGGCCGAAAAGAGGTCGACGCCGCCGCGAGCGGTCACCTGCAGGGCCTCGCGGGCGACGAGCACGTCGAGGTGCGCCATCGTCTCGCAGACCGCGATCATCTGGTTGAAGGGATCGAGAACGTCGAACGGCCGCTCCCGCCGTGTCCAGGTCAGCCGCGACGCCACGGTGATCCCGTCCACGGCGTCGCCGGCGCCCGCGGCGACCGGATCTCCGGCAACCGCCGCGCGGGTGGCGGCGAAGCGCCGCTCGTGGTGGGCCAACAGCTCGCGCACGCGAGCATGCACGCTGCCGCCCGGCATACCGTGGGCCGGCAGCAGGGTGGCGTCGGGCCGGCGATCCAGCACCTCCAGGGAGGCGAGGTACTGCCCGAGCGGCAACTCCCAGTCCCCCAGCTCGAAACCGATCGACGGAGTGATCGTGGGCAGGACGTGGTCACCGGCGAACAGCAGGCCCGCGGCCCGGTCGTGGAAGACCAGGTGCCCCTTCGTGTGGCCGGGGACGGCCACGGCCTCCATCGGTCGGCCGGCCACGGTCACCGGGCCGGCATCGAGCCAGACGTCGGGGTCCTCCCAGTCCCGCGCGGTCCAGGATTCCTCCGCCGTCAGGCCGGCCACGCGCGCCGCAAGGTCCTCCGCGCCTGCCCGGGCCAGCTCACGCAGCGACGAGACCGGTTGGTTGTTGCCCAGTTCCCGGATCAGCCGGACGCCCGTGCGCTCGCCGGCGCCGAGGTGAATCCGGGCGCCGACCTTGCGGCGCAGCTCGGGTGCGAGCGTGTAGTGGTCGCGATGCACATGCGTGACGAACACGTCACGGATGTCGCCGACAGCGTGGCCGATCCGGTTCAGACCGTCGTCGAGCAGTTCCAAATTGCCCGGCACCCGCCAGCCCGCGTCGATGAGTGTGAGCCCGTCCACGCCGGCGAGGACATAGACGTTGACCGCTTTGAGCCCGTCCTGCGGCATCGGCAGCACGATCCGGTGGACCCCGTCGGCCACCGGGTGGGCTCCGGGCGCGGTCCACTCGCCGGTGCTTGCGGCGGCGCCGCCCGGGCCGGTCACCGGTGCCCGGCCAGCGTCGCCCCGTCAGGCGCCAGTGCGATGCGCCCGCCGCGCATCGCGGCGAGAACGACGATTTCGTCCATGAGGTTCTCCTTCAGCTCGGGTCACCACCGGGTGACCGGCGTCAGATCCGCGCGCCCGCCTGGTACCCCTCGGCGATCGCGTGACTGATCCGCCGAGGCGTGCGGCAGTCCCCGATCACGGTCACCGGCGCACCCTCGGGCACCTCCCGCACCAGGGCGTCCACCGGGACCCGCGGGCTGTGCCACACCGTGAGCACGTCCTCCAGGCGCCGCTGGGTGCCGCCGCCGAACGCCGGGCGCAGCAGCACCGGCTCCGACGCGTCGCCGGGCACGACTGCTTCGTGCCCCACCAGGAGTTCGACTCCGCCCGCGCCGAGCCGCCGCAACAGCGGGCCCGCGCTTTCCGCCGGGACACGCGTCGCCAGTCCGGTGAGCGGTGTCGCGAAGGTGACCTGCCAACCGTCGCGCAGCAAGGATTCCGCGGCGCTGTAGGCCGGCCAGAACCCGTCGCCCTCGTCGTAGACCAGCGCGCGCCGCCCCGGTACCTCCGGCACCTTGCCCAGCAGCACGTCGTCGATCGTCGCGGAGGCACGTGCGGCGAGGCCGGGCCGGATGCCCGCCGACTTCGAACCGGTCGCCAGCACCACGTGGTCGGCCAGCGAGAGGATTTCGGCGAAGTCGTCCGCCTCGATCCCCGCCGCCAGGTTCACCTCCACCCTGAGCCGCTTCATCTCGTTCCCGAGGTAGTCGACGATGTCGATGATCGTGGCCCGGTGCGGGGACTCGGCCGCCACCCGCACGGTCCCGCCCAGCCGGGTCGACCGCTCGAAGACCGTCACCCGGTGGCCACGCCCGGCCGCCACCCGCGCCGCCTCCAGCCCGGCCGGTCCGCCGCCGATGACGTACACCTCCTTGGAGCGCGGCGCAGGCACTCCCAGGTTCGGATGGCGGCCACGCCCGACCTCCGCGTTGACCGCGCAGTGCAGGTGCGGATCGAAGGCCCGGCAATCCTGGTTGATGCCCAGGCAGCCGCGCACCTCGGCAAGGCGCCCGGTCCGCGACTTCTCCGGCAGGTCGGGGTCGGCGATCAGCGCGCGGGCCATGCCGACCAGGTCCGCGTGACCCGATTTCACGATGTGCTCGGCCGTCGCGGCGTCGCGAATCCGCTGGCCCACCAGAGTCGGCAGTCCGGTCGCCGCGCGCACCCGCGCCGCCGACGGCACCGCGACCGCGTCCGGGTTGCCGGCGTCCTTGACGTAGTTGCCCCGGGTACCGTGTGTGATCGAGAAGTAGTCGGCGCCGAGGCAGGCCAGATCCTCGGCGATCCGCACGCAGTCGTCGATCCCCATGCCCCCGGGGATCTCCTCCTCACCACTGAGCCGCACGCCGATCACGAACCCCTCGGGCACCACCGAACGCATCGCCGCGAGCACCATCCGGGTGAAACGCATCCGGTTGCCGAAACTGCCACCGAACGAGTCGGTGCGCCGGTTGGTCAGCGGCGAGAGGAACTGCGCGGGCAGGTAACCGTGCGCGGCATGGATTTCGGCACCGTCCGCGCCCGCTTGCACCAGGTTCTCCGTGGAGATCCGCCAGCCCTCGACGATGTCCTCGATCTCGCGCACGGTCAGCTCGTGCGGCGGGTACGCGTCCCGCGCCGTCTTGATCGGCGAGGGCGCCACCGGCGGGGAATCCGACTCGCCACCGATGAATTCACGGCCGAGGTGGCACAGCTGCCCGATGAACTTCGCGCCGTGCCGGTGCACCACCCGGGCCTTCGCGGCCGCCGCCGGCACGAACTCGTCGACATAGGCTTCGACGAGCTTGCGCGAGCGCAAGGTCGAGCTGCGGTGCACGACGGTGGCCCCGCCGATGATCATCCCCACGCCACCGGCGGCGAGCCGCCCGAAGTGCTCGGTGTCGCCGTGGGTCGGCACGCCCTGCTCGGCCATGCTCGTACCGGCCGGTAACGCCACCAGCCTGTTGCGCAACGTCAACGGGCCCAGCCGGAACGGCGAGAACGCGTGCTCGAAAGTCTCCACCCATGCATCCCTTCCGTCGGCGAACCGGGAACATCCCCAGCGGAGCCCGGCGCGGTCGGTGCGTCCCGTCGCTCAACCGGAGCCGGCTGTGGCCTCACGCAGCCGCACGGCGAGGTCCGTGGCGTCCCGGCGGGACAGCTTGCCGACCCGGTTCTGGGGAAGGGCCTCGACCTGGAACACGTACTCCGGCCACTTGCCCTTCATGAGGCCCTCACGGCCGAGGTGATCCTGAATCGCGGGAAGATCGAGGTTTCCGGACGAACTGACGACCAGCGCGGCCACGCGTTCACCGAGCACCTCGTCCGGCACGGCGACCACGCACACCTGATCGACCTGCTGGTGGCGGGCGACCGCGCCCTCCACCTCCGCGATGTCGATGTTGCGGCCGCCGCGGATGATGATGTCCTTTTCCCTGCCCCTGACCGAAACCCGCCCATCGGGGCGGACCTCGATGAGATCACCGGTCGGCAGGAAGCCGTCCCCGGTCAGCTCCGGTGCGGTGACGGCACCACCGCGCGCGTAGCCGGTGAACAGGGACGGCCCGTTCACCTGCGCCCTGCCGGTTTCACCGGGCGGCAGCACGTTCCCGGTCTCGTCGACGGCGCGCAAGACGGTGCCGGGAAACGGGGTCCCGTCGGTGCCGAGGCGGATTTCCTCCGGGTCGTCCGGCGAGGATGTCGTGTGACCCAGGCATTCCGACATGCCGAACACGCGCAGGAAACTCGTGCCGAGGCGGCGTTCGGCGCGGCTCAGCGCACCGGCGTCCATCGGCCCGCCGCCGACGGTCATCGCCACCATCGACGCGAGCAGTCCCTCGCCCGTAGCGGCGGCGCCCATTTGCAGCGCCATCGTCGGCACGCACATCGTCCAGCGTGCCTCGTGCTCGGCCAGCATCCGCACCGCTTCGGCGGGATCCCACTTGTCCAGCACCACCATCCGGCCCCCAAGCAGCAGCGGGAGGTAGGCGCCGAAGCAGATCGCCGCCGCGGACGACAACGGCACCATGGCGCCGATGGCGTCACCGGGCCGGAGCCCGACTGCCTCGATCGTCGACCGGCAGGCGTACCGCAACGCCCGTTCCGACTGGACGACGCCCTTCGCCCGCCCGGTCGATCCCGAGGTCAGGCCGATCACGGCACCGTCTCGCCAGCGGCCGGAAGGCAGCCCCCTCTCGCCCGCGAGCCGCCACCCGTCGAGCACGTCGGTATCGCTCGGCGGCCGGAAGCCGTCCGCGCCCCACGCGTCGAACAACTCGGGTGCCGCGACGACCGCGTCCGGCGCGATGTCCTCGCACGCGGCCGCGAACTCCTGGCGCGTGCTGTGCCGGCTGATCAACGCCAGCGTGCCGCCCGTGCAGCCGGCCGCGACCACGCCGACCACCGTCCGCCACGTGTTGTCGGCCTGCAGCAGGAGCGTCGAGCCGGAGCCGGCGACGCTTTCCAGTTGCGCGGCAAGAGCTTCGCCGGCCGAGAGAATGCCGGCCAGGGTGTGCACGCCGTCCTTGTCGACCACGATCTCCGCGTCCGGGGTATCCGAGACGCGCTTGCGCAGGTCGGCGACGAGTTCCCGCATCGCTCCCCCTCAGGCCCGGAACATCTCGCGCTCGTCGCCGAGCAACGCGATCCGCTTGCCGCGCATCGTGCCGACGTGGGCGATCGCGTCCGCCCATTCCTTGCTGGCGAGCGCGGCACGGAGGGCTTCCTCGCTGTCGAAGCTCAGCACGGACAGCCCGTCCCAGCCCTCGGAGCGGGGTTCGAGCGCGCTCGACACCGCCGTGTGGCGCCAGGCCCGCAGGCCCGGCAGCGGATAGGTGACCTCGGCGTGCTCACCACGCCACCAGTCGATGAACTGCTCATGCGTCCACTCCGGCGGGCGTGCGGCGAGCAGTGCGAGGTTGAACATCGATGTCTCCTCTCGGGGATTCAGCGGGCTTCGACGTCGAGTTCCGGCGACCGTCCGATGATGAGCCGGGACACCTTCCCGTCACCGTCCAGCCGCGCGCACGCGACGAACGAGGACTCGAACGCGCCGCCGCGGCGAGCCTGACCCAGGACCAGCTCGTCGGAGCCGACGGTGGACGCGGTCAGCACGTGATGCGTCAGCACGCCCTTTTCACGCTGCGCGAGGTAACCCTCCATGGCCGGACGGCCGCCGTTGAAGTCGGTGGCCGCGGCGCTGCCGGTGCCGAACACGATCGAAAAAGTGAAGTCCGGGGCGATCATGCCGAGGATGTCCTCGGGCCGATCGGAATCGATCGTGGCGAACCACCTGGTCAGTACGGGCGCGCTCATGCGTTGTTTCCCTCGGGGAGCGCGAACATGTGGAACGTCGTGTGGAAGAACGCCTGGTACCGCGCGATCTTCTGGTCCGGCGACAGCAGCGCCACCGCGGAGAAGGAACCGGTGCCCTTACCGTTGCCCTCGGTGACGTAACCGTAGACCATTTCCAGGTCGCCGTCCGAGCAGGCGCTGATCACGTTGTGCTTGCGGCCGACCGGCGGCCGCCCTTCGAGGTAGTCACGAAGCGCGTCCTGGCCGTTACCGGTGGTGTCATCACCGCGCACGGCGATGAG
This is a stretch of genomic DNA from Amycolatopsis endophytica. It encodes these proteins:
- a CDS encoding EthD domain-containing protein, producing the protein MFNLALLAARPPEWTHEQFIDWWRGEHAEVTYPLPGLRAWRHTAVSSALEPRSEGWDGLSVLSFDSEEALRAALASKEWADAIAHVGTMRGKRIALLGDEREMFRA
- a CDS encoding oxidoreductase, with the protein product METFEHAFSPFRLGPLTLRNRLVALPAGTSMAEQGVPTHGDTEHFGRLAAGGVGMIIGGATVVHRSSTLRSRKLVEAYVDEFVPAAAAKARVVHRHGAKFIGQLCHLGREFIGGESDSPPVAPSPIKTARDAYPPHELTVREIEDIVEGWRISTENLVQAGADGAEIHAAHGYLPAQFLSPLTNRRTDSFGGSFGNRMRFTRMVLAAMRSVVPEGFVIGVRLSGEEEIPGGMGIDDCVRIAEDLACLGADYFSITHGTRGNYVKDAGNPDAVAVPSAARVRAATGLPTLVGQRIRDAATAEHIVKSGHADLVGMARALIADPDLPEKSRTGRLAEVRGCLGINQDCRAFDPHLHCAVNAEVGRGRHPNLGVPAPRSKEVYVIGGGPAGLEAARVAAGRGHRVTVFERSTRLGGTVRVAAESPHRATIIDIVDYLGNEMKRLRVEVNLAAGIEADDFAEILSLADHVVLATGSKSAGIRPGLAARASATIDDVLLGKVPEVPGRRALVYDEGDGFWPAYSAAESLLRDGWQVTFATPLTGLATRVPAESAGPLLRRLGAGGVELLVGHEAVVPGDASEPVLLRPAFGGGTQRRLEDVLTVWHSPRVPVDALVREVPEGAPVTVIGDCRTPRRISHAIAEGYQAGARI
- a CDS encoding class I adenylate-forming enzyme family protein; this translates as MRELVADLRKRVSDTPDAEIVVDKDGVHTLAGILSAGEALAAQLESVAGSGSTLLLQADNTWRTVVGVVAAGCTGGTLALISRHSTRQEFAAACEDIAPDAVVAAPELFDAWGADGFRPPSDTDVLDGWRLAGERGLPSGRWRDGAVIGLTSGSTGRAKGVVQSERALRYACRSTIEAVGLRPGDAIGAMVPLSSAAAICFGAYLPLLLGGRMVVLDKWDPAEAVRMLAEHEARWTMCVPTMALQMGAAATGEGLLASMVAMTVGGGPMDAGALSRAERRLGTSFLRVFGMSECLGHTTSSPDDPEEIRLGTDGTPFPGTVLRAVDETGNVLPPGETGRAQVNGPSLFTGYARGGAVTAPELTGDGFLPTGDLIEVRPDGRVSVRGREKDIIIRGGRNIDIAEVEGAVARHQQVDQVCVVAVPDEVLGERVAALVVSSSGNLDLPAIQDHLGREGLMKGKWPEYVFQVEALPQNRVGKLSRRDATDLAVRLREATAGSG
- a CDS encoding nuclear transport factor 2 family protein, whose product is MVITDYYARIDGPEPLTGLNLVEPGVEFLIAVRGDDTTGNGQDALRDYLEGRPPVGRKHNVISACSDGDLEMVYGYVTEGNGKGTGSFSAVALLSPDQKIARYQAFFHTTFHMFALPEGNNA
- a CDS encoding MBL fold metallo-hydrolase — translated: MTGPGGAAASTGEWTAPGAHPVADGVHRIVLPMPQDGLKAVNVYVLAGVDGLTLIDAGWRVPGNLELLDDGLNRIGHAVGDIRDVFVTHVHRDHYTLAPELRRKVGARIHLGAGERTGVRLIRELGNNQPVSSLRELARAGAEDLAARVAGLTAEESWTARDWEDPDVWLDAGPVTVAGRPMEAVAVPGHTKGHLVFHDRAAGLLFAGDHVLPTITPSIGFELGDWELPLGQYLASLEVLDRRPDATLLPAHGMPGGSVHARVRELLAHHERRFAATRAAVAGDPVAAGAGDAVDGITVASRLTWTRRERPFDVLDPFNQMIAVCETMAHLDVLVAREALQVTARGGVDLFSAA